In a single window of the Alosa sapidissima isolate fAloSap1 chromosome 18, fAloSap1.pri, whole genome shotgun sequence genome:
- the ccnb3 gene encoding G2/mitotic-specific cyclin-B3 isoform X1 has protein sequence MPFSRGKKPVAISKIPKIHSKATENQEVTQVKRSSSPPKGAPKKRTAFIDITNAFSQCLSDTHIDEDDEVVQRAHKIHNSIIGIKKKDATKKAQAKQSLSERNQANLKKTLSVSSEGHLEEIKQEVKQEIKQEIKPELEQETKQEVKQEKPLAVEPVTEPASSDVPPRSPLQPSEVKPEKEEPVEESFIKEPKPAHLLPPEVPPEFDIDSANQDDCTLAPEYAKEIFDYLKKREEKFVLDDYLPVQPSITENIRAILVDWMVEVQENFELNHETLYLAVKLTDHYLAAAPCTRDLLQLIGSTAMLIAAKFEERCPPCVDDFLYICDDAYKRPQLIAMEANILKALDFDINIPISYRFLRRFAKCVGANMETLTLARFVCELSLQEMSFVSVRGSILACACLLIALVTKDICGWSPILVFHSGYSVEEVAPVVRKLHAMLKGQSDNKLEAVRSKYSHQVFFEVAKMPLVSLEKLEQFLQ, from the exons ATGCCTTTTTCAAGGGGTAAGAAACCAGTTGCAATCAGCAAGATTCCCAAAATCCACTCGAAAGCAACAGAGAATCAG GAGGTGACTCAGGTCAAAAGGTCTTCCTCTCCACCGAAGGGTGCACCTAAGAAGAGAACAGCCTTCATTGACATAACCAAT GCCTTCTCTCAGTGTCTGTCCGATACTCATATCGATGAAGATGATGAGGTAGTCCAACGA gCACACAAGATCCACAACAGCATCATTGGCATCAAAAAGAAGGATGCTACCAAAAAGGCACAGGCAAAGCAGTCCTTGTCGGAAAGAAATCAAGCCAACTTGAAAAA GACCCTGTCGGTGAGCTCCGAGGGCCATTTAGAGGAGATAAAGCAGGAGGTAAAACAAGAAATTAAGCAGGAAATAAAACCAGAGCTAGAACAAGAGACAAAACAGGAGGTAAAGCAGGAAAAGCCGCTGGCTGTGGAACCAGTGACCGAGCCTGCGTCCAGTGATGTCCCTCCAAGATCACCGCTTCAGCCTTCAGAG GTAAAACCTGAGAAAGAAGAACCAGTGGAAGAGTCCTTTATCAAAGAACCAAAGCCCGCTCATCTGCTCCCTCCAGAG GTGCCTCCTGAGTTTGACATAGATTCTGCAAACCAAGATGACTGCACGCTGGCACCAGAGTACGCCAAAGAAATTTTCGACTAcctcaagaaaagagag GAAAAATTTGTCCTTGATGATTATTTGCCCGTGCAGCCAAGCATAACTGAAAACATCAGGGCCATTCTCGTGGACTGGATGGTGGAGGTCCAG GAGAATTTTGAGCTGAACCACGAGACGCTCTACCTGGCGGTGAAGCTGACGGATCACTACCTGGCGGCCGCACCCTGCACTAGGGACCTGCTGCAGCTGATAGGCTCCACTGCCATGCTGATTGCCGCCAAATTCGAG gAGCGATGCCCGCCGTGTGTCGATGACTTCCTGTACATCTGTGACGACGCCTACAAGCGCCCTCAGCTTATCGCCATGGAGGCCAACATCCTGAAGGCACTCGACTTTGACATCAACATCCCCATCTCATACCGCTTTCTCCGCCGCTTCGCCAag tgtGTGGGGGCTAACATGGAGACGTTGACGCTGGCACGGTTCGTGTGTGAGCTGAGCCTGCAGGAGATGAgctttgtgagtgtgagaggcTCCATCCTGGCCTGCGCATGCCTGCTCATCGCCCTGGTGACCAAGGACATCTGCGGATGG AGCCCCATCCTGGTGTTCCACTCTGGGTACAGCGTGGAGGAGGTGGCCCCGGTCGTGAGGAAGCTCCACGCCATGCTCAAGGGCCAGAGCGACAACAAGTTAGAGGCCGTCCGCAGCAAATACTCCCACCA AGTGTTCTTTGAGGTTGCAAAAATGCCACTTGTGAGTTTGGAGAAGCTGGAGCAGTTCCTGCAGTGA
- the ccnb3 gene encoding G2/mitotic-specific cyclin-B3 isoform X2 gives MPFSRGKKPVAISKIPKIHSKATENQEVTQVKRSSSPPKGAPKKRTAFIDITNAHKIHNSIIGIKKKDATKKAQAKQSLSERNQANLKKTLSVSSEGHLEEIKQEVKQEIKQEIKPELEQETKQEVKQEKPLAVEPVTEPASSDVPPRSPLQPSEVKPEKEEPVEESFIKEPKPAHLLPPEVPPEFDIDSANQDDCTLAPEYAKEIFDYLKKREEKFVLDDYLPVQPSITENIRAILVDWMVEVQENFELNHETLYLAVKLTDHYLAAAPCTRDLLQLIGSTAMLIAAKFEERCPPCVDDFLYICDDAYKRPQLIAMEANILKALDFDINIPISYRFLRRFAKCVGANMETLTLARFVCELSLQEMSFVSVRGSILACACLLIALVTKDICGWSPILVFHSGYSVEEVAPVVRKLHAMLKGQSDNKLEAVRSKYSHQVFFEVAKMPLVSLEKLEQFLQ, from the exons ATGCCTTTTTCAAGGGGTAAGAAACCAGTTGCAATCAGCAAGATTCCCAAAATCCACTCGAAAGCAACAGAGAATCAG GAGGTGACTCAGGTCAAAAGGTCTTCCTCTCCACCGAAGGGTGCACCTAAGAAGAGAACAGCCTTCATTGACATAACCAAT gCACACAAGATCCACAACAGCATCATTGGCATCAAAAAGAAGGATGCTACCAAAAAGGCACAGGCAAAGCAGTCCTTGTCGGAAAGAAATCAAGCCAACTTGAAAAA GACCCTGTCGGTGAGCTCCGAGGGCCATTTAGAGGAGATAAAGCAGGAGGTAAAACAAGAAATTAAGCAGGAAATAAAACCAGAGCTAGAACAAGAGACAAAACAGGAGGTAAAGCAGGAAAAGCCGCTGGCTGTGGAACCAGTGACCGAGCCTGCGTCCAGTGATGTCCCTCCAAGATCACCGCTTCAGCCTTCAGAG GTAAAACCTGAGAAAGAAGAACCAGTGGAAGAGTCCTTTATCAAAGAACCAAAGCCCGCTCATCTGCTCCCTCCAGAG GTGCCTCCTGAGTTTGACATAGATTCTGCAAACCAAGATGACTGCACGCTGGCACCAGAGTACGCCAAAGAAATTTTCGACTAcctcaagaaaagagag GAAAAATTTGTCCTTGATGATTATTTGCCCGTGCAGCCAAGCATAACTGAAAACATCAGGGCCATTCTCGTGGACTGGATGGTGGAGGTCCAG GAGAATTTTGAGCTGAACCACGAGACGCTCTACCTGGCGGTGAAGCTGACGGATCACTACCTGGCGGCCGCACCCTGCACTAGGGACCTGCTGCAGCTGATAGGCTCCACTGCCATGCTGATTGCCGCCAAATTCGAG gAGCGATGCCCGCCGTGTGTCGATGACTTCCTGTACATCTGTGACGACGCCTACAAGCGCCCTCAGCTTATCGCCATGGAGGCCAACATCCTGAAGGCACTCGACTTTGACATCAACATCCCCATCTCATACCGCTTTCTCCGCCGCTTCGCCAag tgtGTGGGGGCTAACATGGAGACGTTGACGCTGGCACGGTTCGTGTGTGAGCTGAGCCTGCAGGAGATGAgctttgtgagtgtgagaggcTCCATCCTGGCCTGCGCATGCCTGCTCATCGCCCTGGTGACCAAGGACATCTGCGGATGG AGCCCCATCCTGGTGTTCCACTCTGGGTACAGCGTGGAGGAGGTGGCCCCGGTCGTGAGGAAGCTCCACGCCATGCTCAAGGGCCAGAGCGACAACAAGTTAGAGGCCGTCCGCAGCAAATACTCCCACCA AGTGTTCTTTGAGGTTGCAAAAATGCCACTTGTGAGTTTGGAGAAGCTGGAGCAGTTCCTGCAGTGA
- the si:dkey-171c9.3 gene encoding uncharacterized protein si:dkey-171c9.3 isoform X1 codes for MCVHSRDNTAALYIMDAQDWINSNHTLCELQAVSQADTTKMPMEIVFDVPLSPPPSYDQASILWSLGLYSHTLDEALKRGHAADQQSMDFLQRKSSSVTAAVHNFAQALASDIISSATHPSVGDTESEKVLSPTCGTDEGRSTASHCFFDPNANVLWGDDQECKTSSYTDEEKLAEYLTSMIFRMALKEVAEHGSPRTSVLSTAQSTHHRETCSRHPYDERMLSERGQSQEICDENMDTHWEESTFEPPASSRARGASGSSRTIGSLLSQSSLASNQSLDYPDAPPTTPLIPGVTQSRASFCRKLKGGLAKEFLPSPPPPTPNKNPNPSQQLLRGYKETDRDTAEFVHRLMRSLSLECSDEAGFADISGGLSSQSPWTNCPELSHYADQLSADIIKYVTTSDEGEDFVDRLMWSLSLEYPECIEDTPVKENNSGPLNKAHCDSDALNDFADELATDIIGCAIESYSSLTAFQKSLLPTAERWAEEILQASYREMIDPDRTKDINTSAQPNRRSVKSEAGLTSSDVGVEASTRSQIRRPTSEVHSLQRTGSQEDDPTGAGRLRDLAEALLATAFIQALPELQRAVLHPGAGPMAQGPPDYTSGSLRTSLQPSKRVQASLSSGNPGQATGALAQVDNAADCALDSYAEHVALEVIDGSLKLASKYLVGDGKACSLRRDGNGSWYSEGEVTQRRHGPRVRVLLGSQMCRTTNDLKGVLMWAAASQLGIQTLTLVVADHQLQAQFSSVAHDSHLLGLTVGDLMTSLLQHCTHLSQVASRGSSLSGVHPLTYLQELSGVSRKEIQHDNRPHPHSPHHPSPDKEHD; via the exons ATGTGTGTCCACTCCAGAGACAACACTGCTGCATTATAT ATCATGGATGCACAGGACTGGATAAACAGCAATCACACTCTCTGTGAGCTGCAGGCGGTTTCTCAGGCAGACACCACTAAG ATGCCAATGGAGATTGTTTTTGACGTCCCTTTAAGTCCTCCGCCGTCATACGATCAGGCATCCATTTTGTGGTCTCTTGGGTTGTACTCACACACCCTAGATGAGGCTTTGAAGAGAGGTCATGCTGCAGATCAACAGTCAATGGACTTTCTCCAGCGGAAAAGCTCATCAGTCACAGCAGCTGTTCATAACTTTGCGCAGGCCTTGGCCAGTGATATTATAAGTTCAGCCACACATCCCAGTGTTGGAGATACGGAGAGTGAGAAAGTCCTGTCGCCCACGTGCGGCACTGATGAAGGCCGATCCACTGCTTCGCATTGTTTCTTTGATCCGAATGCAAATGTCCTTTGGGGAGACGACCAGGAATGCAAAACTAGCAGCTACACTGATGAGGAAAAGCTAGCCGAGTATTTAACGTCCATGATTTTTCGAATGGCTTTGAAAGAGGTGGCTGAACATGGCAGCCCAAGGACGTCTGTTCTGAGCACAGCGCAATCTACGCATCACCGCGAGACTTGCAGCAGACATCCATATGACGAGAGAATGCTCTCAGAACGTGGGCAATCACAGGAAATATGTGACGAAAACATGGACACGCATTGGGAGGAATCAACGTTTGAACCACCAGCATCCTCAAGGGCCCGTGGTGCATCTGGCTCCTCACGCACCATCGGAAGTTTGCTCTCACAATCTAGCCTGGCCAGTAACCAATCCCTGGATTACCCCGATGCCCCACCGACCACGCCGTTAATCCCCGGTGTGACTCAGAGCAGAGCCAGCTTCTGCAGGAAGTTGAAGGGGGGGCTTGCGAAGGagttcctcccctctcccccaccaCCGACTCCCAACAAGAACCCGAACCCCAGCCAACAACTACTGAGGGGCTACAAGGAGACGGACAGGGATACGGCCGAGTTTGTCCACCGCCTGATGCGTTCCTTATCGCTAGAGTGCTCCGACGAGGCAGGTTTTGCAGACATCAGTGGAGGACTCTCCAGCCAAAGTCCATGGACCAACTGCCCTGAACTGTCTCATTATGCAGACCAGCTATCGGCTGACATCATTAAATATGTCACCACATCAGATGAGGGAGAGGATTTCGTAGACCGGCTAATGTGGTCCTTATCTCTTGAATACCCAGAATGCATAGAGGATACACCGGTCAAAGAAAATAATAGCGGACCTCTGAACAAGGCACATTGTGATTCAGATGCACTGAATGACTTTGCAGATGAACTAGCCACAGATATCATTGGATGTGCCATCGAGAGCTACTCATCACTGACAGCATTCCAAAAAAGCCTTCTTCCTACTGCTGAGCGCTGGGCCGAGGAGATACTCCAAGCCTCCTACAGAGAAATGATTGATCCGGACAGGACAAAAGACATCAACACGTCGGCCCAGCCAAACCGACGGAGCGTGAAAAGCGAGGCAGGCCTCACATCATCGGATGTGGGAGTCGAGGCGAGCACTCGGAGCCAAATTCGCAGGCCGACCTCGGAGGTTCACTCCCTGCAGAGGACGGGGAGCCAAGAGGATGACCCCACGGGTGCGGGGAGGCTGAGAGACTTAGCAGAGGCGCTGCTAGCCACTGCATTTATTCAGGCGCTCCCAGAGCTACAGCGCGCAGTTTTACATCCTGGAGCTGGTCCAATGGCTCAGGGCCCGCCAGACTATACTTCTGGCTCCCTTAGGACCTCCCTCCAGCCTTCTAAAAGAGTCCAGGCCTCCCTAAGCAGTGGGAACCCAGGTCAAGCCACTGGTGCTCTGGCCCAAGTTGACAATGCTGCGGACTGCGCGCTAGACAGCTATGCAGAACACGTTGCCCTCGAAGTGATTGATGGCTCCTTGAAGCTTGCCTCGAAATATCTCGTTGGCGATGGGAAAGCATGTAGCCTTCGGCGTGATGGGAACGGTTCTTGGTATTCGGAGGGTGAAGTTACACAGAGACGCCATGGCCCAAGGGTGAGGGTATTGCTTGGGTCTCAGATGTGTAGGACCACAAATGACCTGAAGGGGGTGCTGATGTGGGCTGCAGCTTCTCAGCTCGGGATCCAGACACTCACGCTCGTGGTTGCTGACCATCAGCTTCAAGCTCAA TTCAGCAGTGTGGCACATGATAGCCATCTCCTGGGCTTGACTGTGGGGGACCTGATGACATCACTCCTGCAGCACTGCACGCACCTGTCCCAAGTGGCCAGTAGAGGGAGCTCTCTCAGTGGTGTTCACCCACTTACTTACCTACAGGAGCTGAGTGGAGTGAGCCGCAAGGAAATCCAGCACGACAACCGACCTCATCCACACAGTCCTCACCATCCCTCTCCCGATAAAGAGCACGATTAA
- the si:dkey-171c9.3 gene encoding uncharacterized protein si:dkey-171c9.3 isoform X2 gives MDAQDWINSNHTLCELQAVSQADTTKMPMEIVFDVPLSPPPSYDQASILWSLGLYSHTLDEALKRGHAADQQSMDFLQRKSSSVTAAVHNFAQALASDIISSATHPSVGDTESEKVLSPTCGTDEGRSTASHCFFDPNANVLWGDDQECKTSSYTDEEKLAEYLTSMIFRMALKEVAEHGSPRTSVLSTAQSTHHRETCSRHPYDERMLSERGQSQEICDENMDTHWEESTFEPPASSRARGASGSSRTIGSLLSQSSLASNQSLDYPDAPPTTPLIPGVTQSRASFCRKLKGGLAKEFLPSPPPPTPNKNPNPSQQLLRGYKETDRDTAEFVHRLMRSLSLECSDEAGFADISGGLSSQSPWTNCPELSHYADQLSADIIKYVTTSDEGEDFVDRLMWSLSLEYPECIEDTPVKENNSGPLNKAHCDSDALNDFADELATDIIGCAIESYSSLTAFQKSLLPTAERWAEEILQASYREMIDPDRTKDINTSAQPNRRSVKSEAGLTSSDVGVEASTRSQIRRPTSEVHSLQRTGSQEDDPTGAGRLRDLAEALLATAFIQALPELQRAVLHPGAGPMAQGPPDYTSGSLRTSLQPSKRVQASLSSGNPGQATGALAQVDNAADCALDSYAEHVALEVIDGSLKLASKYLVGDGKACSLRRDGNGSWYSEGEVTQRRHGPRVRVLLGSQMCRTTNDLKGVLMWAAASQLGIQTLTLVVADHQLQAQFSSVAHDSHLLGLTVGDLMTSLLQHCTHLSQVASRGSSLSGVHPLTYLQELSGVSRKEIQHDNRPHPHSPHHPSPDKEHD, from the exons ATGGATGCACAGGACTGGATAAACAGCAATCACACTCTCTGTGAGCTGCAGGCGGTTTCTCAGGCAGACACCACTAAG ATGCCAATGGAGATTGTTTTTGACGTCCCTTTAAGTCCTCCGCCGTCATACGATCAGGCATCCATTTTGTGGTCTCTTGGGTTGTACTCACACACCCTAGATGAGGCTTTGAAGAGAGGTCATGCTGCAGATCAACAGTCAATGGACTTTCTCCAGCGGAAAAGCTCATCAGTCACAGCAGCTGTTCATAACTTTGCGCAGGCCTTGGCCAGTGATATTATAAGTTCAGCCACACATCCCAGTGTTGGAGATACGGAGAGTGAGAAAGTCCTGTCGCCCACGTGCGGCACTGATGAAGGCCGATCCACTGCTTCGCATTGTTTCTTTGATCCGAATGCAAATGTCCTTTGGGGAGACGACCAGGAATGCAAAACTAGCAGCTACACTGATGAGGAAAAGCTAGCCGAGTATTTAACGTCCATGATTTTTCGAATGGCTTTGAAAGAGGTGGCTGAACATGGCAGCCCAAGGACGTCTGTTCTGAGCACAGCGCAATCTACGCATCACCGCGAGACTTGCAGCAGACATCCATATGACGAGAGAATGCTCTCAGAACGTGGGCAATCACAGGAAATATGTGACGAAAACATGGACACGCATTGGGAGGAATCAACGTTTGAACCACCAGCATCCTCAAGGGCCCGTGGTGCATCTGGCTCCTCACGCACCATCGGAAGTTTGCTCTCACAATCTAGCCTGGCCAGTAACCAATCCCTGGATTACCCCGATGCCCCACCGACCACGCCGTTAATCCCCGGTGTGACTCAGAGCAGAGCCAGCTTCTGCAGGAAGTTGAAGGGGGGGCTTGCGAAGGagttcctcccctctcccccaccaCCGACTCCCAACAAGAACCCGAACCCCAGCCAACAACTACTGAGGGGCTACAAGGAGACGGACAGGGATACGGCCGAGTTTGTCCACCGCCTGATGCGTTCCTTATCGCTAGAGTGCTCCGACGAGGCAGGTTTTGCAGACATCAGTGGAGGACTCTCCAGCCAAAGTCCATGGACCAACTGCCCTGAACTGTCTCATTATGCAGACCAGCTATCGGCTGACATCATTAAATATGTCACCACATCAGATGAGGGAGAGGATTTCGTAGACCGGCTAATGTGGTCCTTATCTCTTGAATACCCAGAATGCATAGAGGATACACCGGTCAAAGAAAATAATAGCGGACCTCTGAACAAGGCACATTGTGATTCAGATGCACTGAATGACTTTGCAGATGAACTAGCCACAGATATCATTGGATGTGCCATCGAGAGCTACTCATCACTGACAGCATTCCAAAAAAGCCTTCTTCCTACTGCTGAGCGCTGGGCCGAGGAGATACTCCAAGCCTCCTACAGAGAAATGATTGATCCGGACAGGACAAAAGACATCAACACGTCGGCCCAGCCAAACCGACGGAGCGTGAAAAGCGAGGCAGGCCTCACATCATCGGATGTGGGAGTCGAGGCGAGCACTCGGAGCCAAATTCGCAGGCCGACCTCGGAGGTTCACTCCCTGCAGAGGACGGGGAGCCAAGAGGATGACCCCACGGGTGCGGGGAGGCTGAGAGACTTAGCAGAGGCGCTGCTAGCCACTGCATTTATTCAGGCGCTCCCAGAGCTACAGCGCGCAGTTTTACATCCTGGAGCTGGTCCAATGGCTCAGGGCCCGCCAGACTATACTTCTGGCTCCCTTAGGACCTCCCTCCAGCCTTCTAAAAGAGTCCAGGCCTCCCTAAGCAGTGGGAACCCAGGTCAAGCCACTGGTGCTCTGGCCCAAGTTGACAATGCTGCGGACTGCGCGCTAGACAGCTATGCAGAACACGTTGCCCTCGAAGTGATTGATGGCTCCTTGAAGCTTGCCTCGAAATATCTCGTTGGCGATGGGAAAGCATGTAGCCTTCGGCGTGATGGGAACGGTTCTTGGTATTCGGAGGGTGAAGTTACACAGAGACGCCATGGCCCAAGGGTGAGGGTATTGCTTGGGTCTCAGATGTGTAGGACCACAAATGACCTGAAGGGGGTGCTGATGTGGGCTGCAGCTTCTCAGCTCGGGATCCAGACACTCACGCTCGTGGTTGCTGACCATCAGCTTCAAGCTCAA TTCAGCAGTGTGGCACATGATAGCCATCTCCTGGGCTTGACTGTGGGGGACCTGATGACATCACTCCTGCAGCACTGCACGCACCTGTCCCAAGTGGCCAGTAGAGGGAGCTCTCTCAGTGGTGTTCACCCACTTACTTACCTACAGGAGCTGAGTGGAGTGAGCCGCAAGGAAATCCAGCACGACAACCGACCTCATCCACACAGTCCTCACCATCCCTCTCCCGATAAAGAGCACGATTAA